From the genome of Miscanthus floridulus cultivar M001 chromosome 10, ASM1932011v1, whole genome shotgun sequence, one region includes:
- the LOC136488380 gene encoding uncharacterized protein, which yields MERSLWMYNLSRVDPSYVVEVQKFIDAMKIHAQRTKAKHICCPCADCKNIVVFDNVEAITSHLVCRGFVEDYLIWTKHGEGSSTPYMRTTDNTASNINVEGPMPYLNECDAMPDINETHHAMPDVNQTHNSTSDVNETQHVNTDAIEDADFLEAIMNRCADPSIFFMKRMEALKKAAEEPLYDESKGCTKEWSTLRAVLQFLTIKARYGWSDASFNDLLRVLGDLLPKENKVPANTYYAKKLVSPLTMGVEKIHACRNHCILYRGDQYKDLDSCPNCGASRYKTNKDYREEENAASVSSGRKRKKTQTKTQQDKRSKPTSNIEVDYYALRRIPALVIWYLPVVDRLRCLFANPDDAELMTWHASDERKDDGKLRHPADAKQWQEFDKKYPDFAEDPRNVRFALSTDGMNPFAERSSTHSTWPVIMTIYNLPSWLCQKRKYLLLTILISGPTQPGVDMDVFLEPLMQEMQILWEVGVKMIDAFRKETFTLRAIIIVTINDYPALFSLSGQFKGKVGCVECIDGTWHVSLPPSNKIVYMRHRRWLPAGHKYRLQKMNKYFDNMDESKSTAPSGYSKGHRVYKIVENVKFVFGKKTKDGKPRKVVKANEGDTFKKKSIFFKYLSYWKDLDVRHAIDGMHVQKNVFDSVVGTLLDIKSKTKEGLNSRLDMQHLKIKKELHPVLLENGKYHLPAASYNLNREEKHAMCVWLKNLKVPSGFCSNIRSLVSMKDLTLTNYNSHDCHVMLTTFLPIAIRAINPVFLKMAITRLCYFFNKISEKVIIGDELESLQKFAAETLSQLEMCFPPSFFDIMVHLIVHLVPQIEALGPMYFHEMWTYERFMSILNGYMSNRAHPEGSMIEAYTTEEAIESGGPLCNNLLKDQVSIGLPPLRHEGRLGGRGRMGRKSFIPPDYNIVLEVHYSILQQLIIMDPFTKQHMKELHEENPGCTNDWVHKEHKRRFTAWLKNLDMTDESETIKILASGPSSQVISWQSYDISGFTFSTSFRDTKRMAQNSGVRCEAVDETTGEETTYFGFIDDIWEVEYGPRLQIPVFRCRWVQDKHVTVDNYGQRVLDLSKVGYKDDPWILANRAAQVFYVEQILSTNEKKSTQKPKHVAIPGKQQIVGVDGVMDLEDVNQFSEMSLFTKFEEKIKNVEKSIPQTSLPWVRHDGQGRTVAR from the coding sequence ATGGAGAGGTCATTATGGATGTACAACTTATCAAGAGTAGACCCATCTTATGTAGTGGAGGTCCAAAAATTTATTGATGCCATGAAGATACATGCTCAGAGAACAAAGGCGAAGCACATATGTTGTCCATGCGCAGACTGTAAAAATATTGTGGTATTTGACAATGTGGAAGCAATCACTTCTCATCTGGTTTGCAGAGGATTTGTGGAGGACTACTTGATTTGGACAAAACATGGTGAGGGTAGTTCTACACCTTATATGCGGACAACTGACAACACTGCAAGTAACATCAATGTGGAGGGTCCAATGCCATATCTCAATGAATGTGATGCTATGCCAGATATCAATGAAACCCATCATGCTATGCCAGATGTCAATCAAACTCATAATTCTACGTCCGATGTTAATGAAACTCAGCATGTTAACACTGATGCCATTGAAGATGCAGATTTCTTAGAGGCAATAATGAACCGTTGTGCGGATCCATCAATATTCTTCATGAAGCGAATGGAAGCCTTGAAGAAGGCAGCAGAAGAGCCTTTGTACGACGAGTCGAAAGGTTGTACCAAAGAGTGGTCGACACTACGGGCTGTTCTTCAGTTTTTGACGATTAAGGCTAGATATGGTTGGTCCGATGCTAGTTTCAATGATTTATTGCGTGTACTTGGAGACCTTCTTCCTAAGGAGAACAAAGTGCCTGCTAACACGTACTATGCAAAGAAGCTAGTCAGTCCACTTACGATGGGTGTTGAGAAGATCCACGCATGTAGAAATCATTGTATTCTATATCGGGGTGATCAGTATAAAGACTTAGACAGTTGTCCAAACTGTGGTGCTAGTAGGTACAAGACGAATAAAGATTATCGAGAGGAAGAGAATGCAGCCTCTGTTTCTTCAGGGAGGAAGCGAAAGAAGACGCAAACAAAGACTCAACAAGACAAACGTTCAAAGCCCACTAGCAATATCGAAGTGGACTATTATGCGTTGAGAAGAATTCCTGCATTGGTGATATGGTATCTCCCTGTGGTTGATCGTTTGAGGTGTTTGTTTGCAAACCCTGATGATGCGGAACTTATGACCTGGCATGCTTCTGATGAAAGGAAAGATGATGGAAAGTTACGACATCCAGCCGATGCAAAGCAATGGCAAGAATTCGATAAGAAATATCCAGACTTTGCCGAGGATCCACGAAATGTAAGGTTTGCTCTGAgtactgatggaatgaatccatTTGCCGAGAGGAGCAGCacgcacagcacatggccagtgatcatgACAATATACAACCTTCCTTCATGGTTGTGTCAAAAAAGAAAATATCTTTTGCTAACCATTCTTATTTCTGGACCTACACAACCTGGAGTTGAtatggatgtatttctagagcccTTAATGCAAGAGATGCAAATACTATGGGAAGTGGGTGTGAAAATGATCGATGCGTTCCGCAAAGAGACATTCACACTGAGAGCAATTATTATTGTCACAATTAATGATTATCCTGCTCTCTTCTCATTATCAGGCCAGTTCAAGGGAAAGGTTGGTTGTGTAGAGTGCATAGATGGAACATGGCACGTGTCTCTTCCTCCATCTAACAAGATAGTGTACATGAGGCATAGGAGGTGGCTACCGGCAGGCCATAAGTACCGCTTACAAAAGATGAATAAGTACTTTGACAATATGGATGAATCAAAATCTACTGCTCCATCAGGTTATAGTAAAGGGCACAGAGTGTATAAGATAGTTGAGAATGTCAAGTTTGTGTTTGGAAAAAAGACCAAAGATGGGAAACCAAGAAAGGTTGTGAAGGCAAATGAGGGGGACACATTCAAGAAGAAGTCTATTTTCTTTAAGTACTTATCGTACTGGAAAGACTTAGACGTACGACATGCGATCGATGGTATGCATGTTCAGAAGAATGTGTTTGACAGCGTAGTTGGAACTTTGCTAGACATAAAGAGCAAGACAAAGGAAGGTCTCAATTCACGTTTGGACATGCAACATTTAAAGATCAAAAAAGAACTTCACCCTGTACTCCTAGAGAATGGGAAGTACCATCTACCGGCAGCAAGCTATAACCTGAACAGAGAGGAGAAACATGCAATGTGTGTGTGGTTGAAGAATTTAAAAGTTCCATCTGGTTTCTGCTCCAACATAAGGAGTCTTGTTTCGATGAAAGACCTTACACTCACCAACTACAACTCACATGATTGTCATGTAATGCTGACCACTTTTCTTCCTATTGCCATCAGGGCTATAAATCCAGTGTTCTTAAAGATGGCAATCACACGGTTGTGCTACTTCTTCAATAAGATATCTGAGAAGGTAATTATCGGTGATGAGTTAGAGTCCCTACAGAAATTTGCTGCAGAGACATTGAGCCAGTTGGAGATGTGCTTTCCCCCATCGTTCTTTGATATCATGGTACACCTTATTGTTCATTTGGTGCCTCAAATTGAGGCATTGGGCCCCATGTATTTCCATGAAATGTGGACGTATGAGCGTTTCATGTCAATATTGAATGGCTATATGTCAAATCGTGCTCATCCGGAGGGTTCCATGATAGAGGCATACACTACAGAAGAGGCCATTGAGTCTGGAGGACCATTATGTAATAATCTCCTAAAAGACCAGGTATCAATTGGTTTGCCTCCGTTGCGACATGAGGGAAGGCTTGGTGGACGAGGGAGGATGGGACGGAAATCATTCATCCCGCCAGATTACAACATAGTCCTAGAGGTACATTACAGCATACTACAACAACTCATAATAATGGACCCATTCACCAAGCAGCACATGAAAGAGCTTCATGAGGAGAATCCAGGATGCACAAATGATTGGGTACACAAGGAACACAAGCGTCGGTTCACCGCATGGCTAAAGAATTTGGACATGACAGATGAATCAGAAACCATCAAGATTTTAGCATCTGGACCATCAAGCCAGGTCATATCATGGCAGAGCTATGACATTAGTGGCTTCACATTTTCCACCAGTTTTAGGGACACCAAGCGCATGGCACAGAATAGTGGCGTTCGATGTGAGGCTGTAGATGAAACAACTGGTGAAGAAACTACATACTTtggattcattgatgacatatgggaGGTTGAATATGGTCCACGCCTGCAGATTCCAGTGTTCCGATGTCGATGGGTTCAAGATAAACATGTCACTGTGGATAACTATGGCCAAAGAGTTCTTGATCTAAGTAAAGTAGGTTACAAAGATGATCCGTGGATCCTTGCTAACCGTGCTGCACAGGTGTTCTATGTGGAACAAATTCTATCTACGAATGAAAAGAAAAGTACCCAAAAGCCAAAGCACGTAGCAATCCCTGGAAAGCAACAAATTGTAGGAGTTGATGGTGTAATGGATTTAGAGGATGTTAACCAGTTCAGCGAGATGTCTCTTTTTACAAAGTTTGAAGAAAAGATAAAAAATGTGGAGAAAAGTATCCCGCAAACCTCTTTGCCCTGGGTGCGCCATGATGGACAAGGAAGGACTGTAGCACGCTAG